A window of the Citrus sinensis cultivar Valencia sweet orange chromosome 9, DVS_A1.0, whole genome shotgun sequence genome harbors these coding sequences:
- the LOC127899718 gene encoding zinc finger A20 and AN1 domain-containing stress-associated protein 10-like, protein MTPPLCAKGCGFYGTKEHKSMCSKCYNDFLEEQVTDGVVKRPLKLMQPNPSILVFDPRSLQSPSCSSSERTTIDSAAVECSSGKTTSALEKRCEICDKKVGSIELKCRCGHLYCGTHRYPKEHACTFDFKKFDRETLVEDDPLIRADKLEGRI, encoded by the coding sequence ATGACTCCACCTCTCTGCGCAAAAGGCTGTGGCTTTTATGGAACTAAAGAGCACAAAAGTATGTGCTCAAAGTGCTACAATGATTTTCTTGAAGAACAAGTTACAGACGGTGTCGTGAAAAGACCTCTGAAGCTCATGCAACCGAACCCTTCAATACTTGTCTTCGATCCTCGGTCACTGCAATCACCTTCATGTTCATCCTCCGAAAGAACAACAATTGATAGCGCTGCTGTCGAATGTTCTTCAGGGAAGACAACAAGTGCATTGGAAAAAAGATGCGAAATCTGCGACAAGAAAGTTGGTTCGATAGAGTTGAAGTGCCGCTGCGGGCACTTGTATTGTGGGACGCATAGGTACCCTAAAGAGCACGCATGCACGTTCGATTTCAAGAAGTTTGATCGTGAAACCTTGGTCGAGGATGATCCTCTCATCAGGGCTGATAAATTGGAGGGCAGAATCTGA